The following are from one region of the Fibrobacter sp. UWP2 genome:
- a CDS encoding glycogen/starch/alpha-glucan phosphorylase — protein sequence MAKAIKKAEEVEVLGTDAESFRKAFTDHIHHTLARNKVTVTDHEKFLAVAYAVRDRLVDRWIKTQETYYKQDVKRVYYLSLEFLIGRTLGNSVLNLDVESAVTEALDEIGMTLEELREQEVDAGLGNGGLGRLAACFLDSMATLELPATGMGIRYEYGMFSQKIVNGEQEEQPDNWLRLPNPWEIARPANAIKVPFYGYVVSWMDDNGKLRNRWETKDYVLALPYDTPIPGYKNNTVNNLRLWSAKSTDDFGLSYFNNGDYIAAVQDMELSETISKVLYPNDSSMNGKELRLKQQYFLCSASLQDIIKRFKKLHDGDWKKFPEKVAIQLNDTHPAISIAEMMRILLDIENMEWDEAWDIVTKTFAYTNHTLMPEALEKWPVSLFEKLLPRHLQIIYEINARFLRMVSMKWPGDNARLARMSLIEEGNCKMVRMAYLSIVGSFAVNGVAALHSDLLKTTLFKDFYELWPEKFNNKTNGVTPRRWVRKANPAMSELITKKIGDSWVKDLDDLRKLEKFTKDAAFQKEFMAVKKQNKERLAKYLKATQGVDVDTDTFFDVQVKRIHEYKRQLLNILHAIHLYIQVKDGKEIMPRTIMIGGKSAPGYWMAKQIIRLANAVAAIIDADPVCKGKLKMVFLENYRVSFAEKIIPAADLSEQISTAGTEASGTGNMKFALNGALTIGTLDGANVEMKEEVGDENIFIFGLTVEEVTDLLAKGYRPRDFYEKDDDLRRVIDLIGSGFFSPDRPDLFKHIADKLLTHDPYMLCADFRSYVDMQAKVAKEYQNKKAWAEKAILNVARMGKFSSDRTIKQYAEEIWNAKPCSIKL from the coding sequence ATGGCAAAAGCAATCAAGAAAGCAGAAGAAGTCGAAGTGCTCGGCACCGACGCGGAATCGTTCCGCAAGGCGTTTACCGACCACATCCACCACACGCTCGCCCGTAACAAGGTGACCGTGACCGACCACGAGAAGTTCCTCGCGGTCGCATACGCCGTCCGCGACCGTCTCGTGGACCGCTGGATCAAGACCCAGGAGACCTACTACAAGCAGGACGTGAAGCGCGTCTACTACCTCTCCCTCGAATTCTTGATTGGCCGCACGCTCGGCAACTCCGTGCTGAACCTCGACGTCGAAAGCGCCGTCACCGAAGCGCTCGACGAAATCGGCATGACCCTCGAAGAACTCCGCGAACAGGAAGTTGACGCTGGTCTCGGTAACGGTGGCCTCGGCCGCCTCGCCGCCTGCTTCCTCGACTCCATGGCAACTCTCGAACTCCCGGCCACCGGCATGGGCATCCGCTACGAATACGGCATGTTCAGCCAGAAGATCGTGAACGGCGAGCAGGAAGAACAGCCGGATAACTGGCTGCGCCTCCCGAACCCCTGGGAAATCGCCCGCCCGGCCAACGCCATCAAGGTGCCGTTCTACGGCTACGTGGTGAGCTGGATGGACGACAACGGCAAGCTCCGCAACCGCTGGGAAACAAAGGACTACGTGCTCGCCCTCCCGTACGACACCCCGATTCCGGGCTACAAGAACAACACCGTGAACAACCTGCGCCTCTGGAGCGCGAAGTCCACCGACGACTTCGGCCTCAGCTACTTCAACAACGGCGACTACATTGCCGCCGTGCAGGACATGGAACTCTCCGAGACCATCTCCAAGGTGCTGTACCCGAACGACTCCTCCATGAACGGTAAGGAACTGCGCCTCAAGCAGCAGTACTTCCTGTGCTCCGCCTCCCTGCAGGATATCATCAAGCGCTTCAAGAAGCTCCATGACGGCGATTGGAAGAAGTTCCCCGAGAAGGTCGCCATCCAGCTGAATGATACGCACCCGGCAATCTCCATCGCCGAAATGATGCGCATCCTCCTCGACATCGAGAACATGGAATGGGACGAAGCCTGGGACATCGTCACCAAGACGTTCGCCTACACGAACCACACCCTGATGCCGGAAGCCCTCGAGAAGTGGCCCGTCAGCCTCTTCGAGAAGCTCCTCCCGCGTCACCTCCAGATCATTTACGAAATCAACGCACGCTTCCTGCGCATGGTCAGCATGAAGTGGCCCGGCGACAACGCCCGCCTCGCCCGCATGAGCCTCATCGAAGAAGGCAACTGCAAGATGGTCCGCATGGCCTACCTCTCCATCGTGGGTTCGTTCGCCGTGAACGGCGTGGCCGCTCTCCACTCCGACCTCCTGAAGACCACCCTCTTCAAGGACTTCTACGAACTGTGGCCTGAAAAGTTCAACAACAAGACGAACGGCGTGACGCCGCGTCGCTGGGTCCGCAAGGCCAACCCCGCCATGTCCGAGCTCATCACCAAGAAGATTGGTGACAGCTGGGTCAAGGACCTCGATGACTTGCGCAAGCTCGAAAAGTTCACTAAGGACGCCGCATTCCAGAAGGAATTCATGGCAGTCAAGAAGCAGAACAAGGAACGCCTCGCCAAGTACCTCAAGGCAACGCAGGGCGTCGATGTCGATACCGATACGTTCTTCGACGTGCAGGTGAAGCGCATCCACGAATACAAGCGCCAGCTGCTGAACATCCTCCACGCCATCCACCTGTACATCCAGGTGAAGGACGGCAAGGAAATCATGCCGCGCACCATCATGATCGGTGGTAAGTCCGCTCCGGGTTACTGGATGGCCAAGCAGATCATCCGCCTCGCGAACGCCGTGGCCGCCATCATCGACGCCGACCCGGTCTGCAAGGGCAAGCTCAAGATGGTGTTCCTCGAGAACTACCGCGTTTCCTTCGCCGAGAAGATTATCCCGGCGGCTGACCTCTCCGAACAGATTTCTACTGCGGGCACCGAAGCCTCGGGTACCGGCAACATGAAGTTCGCCCTCAACGGCGCACTCACCATCGGTACGCTCGATGGCGCCAACGTGGAAATGAAGGAAGAAGTCGGCGACGAGAACATCTTCATCTTCGGCCTCACCGTGGAAGAAGTCACCGACCTGCTCGCCAAGGGCTACCGTCCGCGCGACTTCTACGAGAAGGACGACGACCTGCGCCGCGTTATCGACCTCATCGGTTCCGGCTTCTTCAGCCCCGACCGTCCGGACCTGTTCAAGCACATTGCAGACAAACTCCTCACCCACGACCCGTACATGCTCTGCGCCGACTTCCGCAGCTACGTGGACATGCAGGCCAAGGTGGCGAAGGAATACCAGAACAAGAAGGCTTGGGCCGAAAAGGCAATCCTCAACGTGGCTCGCATGGGCAAGTTCAGTTCCGACCGTACCATCAAGCAGTACGCCGAAGAAATCTGGAACGCCAAGCCCTGCAGCATCAAGTTGTAA
- a CDS encoding NAD(P)/FAD-dependent oxidoreductase — protein MLSNHYDVIVIGAGPGGSVAARNLARFGHKVLLIEKRERIGYPVRCGEASTNLEDLQTYGPVDEDCIESIINGLFIYGPDGVNIEVPKPNTGIMLNRLKFDPCLAKLAENDGAELVTLARATYVSDVENGVRKMRIACGQGAGERIEEVTAKMVIAADGVESLVGRMVGLKCGQLPGSTCTGVDIEVQGLLTKPDYLTFWQGHDFINDGYIWSFPKQKSNVTNFGAGFLVPKAGQPNILDVTMEWLNKLYPGAKINHVVGGLVPVSSTLKSYTLDRFALVGDAAHHTNPLTGGGIAAAMRAGRFCAQTVHEGLTTGSGDAGNLTAKYLKTYEKRCYNYFGKTHDFEFKFRRFLLALNKQEQVGLYKVLQGFALSGYKKSAFLKTPMQTAKYLYKFWKFK, from the coding sequence ATGCTCAGTAACCATTACGACGTGATTGTGATTGGTGCGGGGCCAGGAGGCTCCGTGGCGGCTCGCAACCTGGCCCGTTTTGGCCACAAGGTGTTGCTCATCGAAAAACGCGAACGCATTGGCTATCCCGTGCGCTGCGGAGAGGCGAGCACCAACCTCGAGGATTTGCAAACCTACGGTCCTGTGGACGAAGACTGCATCGAGTCAATTATCAACGGGCTTTTCATTTACGGACCCGACGGCGTGAACATCGAAGTTCCCAAGCCGAATACGGGCATTATGCTCAACCGCCTCAAGTTTGACCCCTGCCTTGCCAAGCTTGCCGAGAACGACGGCGCCGAACTGGTGACGCTCGCCCGGGCAACGTACGTTTCGGATGTCGAGAACGGCGTGCGCAAAATGCGCATCGCCTGTGGGCAGGGCGCAGGGGAACGCATCGAAGAAGTCACCGCCAAAATGGTCATTGCCGCCGACGGCGTCGAGAGCCTTGTCGGTCGCATGGTCGGTTTAAAATGCGGCCAGCTACCGGGCAGCACCTGCACCGGCGTCGACATCGAGGTCCAGGGGCTTTTGACCAAGCCCGACTACCTCACCTTTTGGCAGGGCCACGACTTTATCAACGACGGTTACATCTGGAGCTTCCCCAAGCAAAAGAGCAACGTCACGAACTTTGGCGCAGGCTTTTTGGTGCCCAAGGCGGGCCAGCCGAACATCCTCGACGTGACGATGGAATGGCTGAACAAGCTTTACCCGGGGGCAAAAATCAACCACGTGGTCGGAGGGCTCGTGCCTGTATCGAGCACGCTCAAGAGCTACACGCTCGACCGCTTTGCCCTCGTCGGCGACGCCGCCCACCACACGAACCCGCTCACCGGGGGCGGCATCGCGGCCGCCATGCGGGCCGGACGGTTCTGCGCGCAGACCGTCCACGAGGGCCTCACCACGGGCAGCGGCGACGCAGGCAACCTCACCGCCAAGTACCTCAAGACCTACGAAAAGCGCTGTTACAACTACTTTGGCAAAACGCACGACTTTGAGTTCAAGTTCCGCAGGTTCCTTTTGGCACTAAACAAGCAGGAACAGGTCGGGCTCTACAAGGTCCTGCAGGGATTCGCCCTGAGCGGGTACAAAAAGAGCGCCTTCCTCAAAACTCCCATGCAGACCGCCAAATACCTTTACAAGTTCTGGAAGTTCAAATAA
- a CDS encoding 4'-phosphopantetheinyl transferase superfamily protein, whose amino-acid sequence MNTRVYIADVSTLSHKATFDRLYSFVPEYRRQKIDRIKNEAGKCLSLGVGLLLKGACEDFGIVGADEHILYTESGKPYFEKYSKIHFSLSHSYERAMCVMSTYEVGCDVEKVRGNKLKLAERFYTPEEFEWIKGLEGEDAQNEGFYRIWTLKESYMKLTGLGFVLSPEKFGFRMDGDRIVLDHEGAKPEVLFRELDCQDGYKYACCLKNAPVDCIIDVEKRLYR is encoded by the coding sequence TTGAATACGCGTGTTTACATAGCGGACGTTTCGACGTTGAGTCACAAGGCGACATTTGACCGCTTGTATTCGTTTGTTCCCGAGTATCGCCGGCAAAAAATTGACCGGATCAAGAACGAGGCTGGCAAGTGCCTCTCTTTGGGCGTTGGCCTTTTGCTCAAGGGCGCCTGCGAGGATTTTGGTATTGTCGGTGCCGACGAGCATATCCTTTATACCGAGTCGGGCAAGCCTTACTTTGAAAAGTATTCCAAGATCCACTTTAGCCTCTCGCATTCGTACGAGCGCGCCATGTGTGTGATGTCGACCTACGAGGTGGGTTGCGACGTGGAGAAGGTGCGGGGTAACAAGTTGAAACTCGCCGAGCGGTTTTATACGCCGGAGGAGTTCGAGTGGATTAAGGGCCTGGAGGGCGAAGATGCCCAGAACGAGGGCTTTTACAGGATTTGGACACTCAAGGAAAGCTATATGAAATTGACGGGTCTCGGTTTTGTGCTGAGCCCCGAGAAATTTGGTTTCCGTATGGACGGGGACCGTATTGTGTTGGACCACGAAGGCGCCAAGCCCGAGGTCCTGTTCCGCGAATTGGATTGCCAGGATGGCTACAAATATGCCTGCTGCCTTAAAAACGCGCCGGTGGATTGTATTATTGATGTAGAAAAACGACTTTACCGATGA
- a CDS encoding glycoside hydrolase family 16 protein: MKLPIFATALATTFGLTALLAACSDDASSGPDNSPQLESTSCSSETPESYSEQDLASSSSAEPTSSSTENVASSSSAVPASSSEDACIGEELDPAPIWNDEFNCDSLDESSWSYEIGNGEWGWGNNEKQYYTDRPENIYVKDGYLHIRALKEAYQGSDYTSARIITKHKKSFTYGTVEARIALPKGKGIWPAFWMLGENIDEVSWPKCGEIDIIEAVNEESVVYGTHHWYADGQADYGNSTKEYYGTHYDLDITEFHNYKMTWDSKMMTMYVDDFKYQEIAIDGDGGIEAFRKPFFFVLNVAVGGQWPGFDIDDSQFPNEMLVDYIRVYK, from the coding sequence GTGAAATTACCGATTTTTGCCACAGCGCTGGCGACAACCTTCGGGCTCACAGCCCTTCTCGCCGCATGCTCCGACGACGCGTCGAGCGGGCCCGACAACAGCCCGCAGTTAGAGTCTACCAGTTGCTCGTCCGAGACTCCCGAGAGCTACTCCGAACAAGACCTCGCGAGCAGCTCCAGCGCCGAGCCTACAAGCAGTTCAACGGAGAACGTCGCGAGCAGCTCCAGCGCCGTGCCTGCAAGCAGTTCCGAAGACGCCTGCATTGGCGAAGAACTGGACCCCGCACCCATTTGGAATGACGAATTCAACTGCGACAGCCTTGACGAATCCAGCTGGAGCTACGAAATAGGCAACGGTGAATGGGGCTGGGGCAACAACGAAAAGCAGTATTACACCGACCGTCCCGAAAATATCTACGTCAAGGACGGCTACTTGCACATCCGCGCCCTCAAGGAGGCATACCAAGGGAGCGATTACACCTCGGCGCGCATCATCACCAAGCACAAAAAGAGTTTCACCTACGGAACCGTGGAAGCGCGAATCGCCCTCCCCAAGGGCAAAGGGATATGGCCCGCCTTCTGGATGCTGGGCGAGAACATCGACGAAGTCAGCTGGCCCAAGTGCGGCGAGATCGACATCATCGAGGCGGTGAACGAGGAAAGCGTCGTTTATGGCACACACCACTGGTATGCCGACGGCCAGGCCGATTACGGCAACAGCACCAAGGAGTACTACGGCACCCATTACGACCTCGACATCACCGAATTCCACAACTACAAAATGACCTGGGATTCCAAGATGATGACCATGTACGTGGACGACTTCAAGTACCAAGAAATCGCCATCGACGGCGACGGCGGCATCGAAGCGTTCCGCAAGCCGTTCTTCTTTGTTTTGAACGTCGCCGTAGGCGGTCAATGGCCCGGCTTTGACATCGACGATTCGCAATTCCCCAACGAAATGCTGGTCGATTATATCAGGGTGTACAAATAA
- a CDS encoding 4Fe-4S binding protein — translation MKRLVHDKSKCLQCAGCVGLCPQMALDMYNLDLQIDQGKCIRCGLCTRACPVGALTIREVDDAQ, via the coding sequence ATGAAACGTCTCGTTCACGACAAAAGCAAATGCCTGCAGTGCGCCGGCTGTGTGGGCTTGTGCCCGCAAATGGCACTCGACATGTACAATCTGGACTTGCAGATTGACCAGGGGAAATGCATCCGCTGTGGCTTGTGCACCAGGGCATGCCCCGTAGGCGCCCTCACCATCAGGGAGGTGGACGATGCTCAGTAA
- a CDS encoding Gfo/Idh/MocA family protein → MKKYNAILIGNGTMGKRHRARFESCGVEFVAIYDSKECTVKSPLESLDADFVVIASPASTHYNYVKDFLNRGIPVFVEKPLATTAAEAQELVDLALSKEVPLFVAQSECFNPIFLNFRKQMVAELKMAKRDADGKINLKLEFRREHGYSERCRDVNVALDLMVHDLSMFLTMFKYENVQLENFVNSGDDESWAFLRVVSGEYAGVEACIKVNRNSNKDVRMISASFDDAEYIVSLAKYRGNGEVEHVSDSLDNEHRFFLRLLHGACKDWGRRAAQNAANAVKIAAG, encoded by the coding sequence ATGAAGAAGTACAACGCGATTTTGATAGGCAATGGGACTATGGGCAAGCGCCACCGTGCGCGGTTTGAGTCTTGTGGTGTTGAATTTGTTGCGATTTACGATTCCAAGGAGTGTACGGTCAAATCGCCGCTTGAGTCCTTGGATGCGGACTTTGTTGTGATTGCTTCGCCTGCGTCGACCCATTACAACTATGTGAAGGATTTTTTGAATCGCGGAATTCCCGTGTTCGTCGAAAAACCGCTCGCGACGACCGCCGCCGAGGCGCAGGAGTTGGTGGACTTGGCCCTGAGCAAAGAGGTCCCTCTCTTTGTGGCGCAGTCGGAGTGCTTCAATCCCATTTTTTTGAACTTCCGCAAGCAAATGGTCGCGGAACTCAAGATGGCGAAACGCGATGCCGACGGCAAAATCAACCTGAAGCTGGAATTCCGCCGCGAGCACGGCTATTCGGAACGTTGCCGTGATGTGAATGTCGCCCTCGATTTGATGGTCCACGACCTGAGCATGTTCCTCACGATGTTCAAGTACGAGAACGTGCAGCTGGAGAACTTTGTGAACAGCGGTGACGACGAGTCTTGGGCTTTTTTGCGGGTGGTCTCGGGCGAGTACGCCGGAGTCGAGGCCTGCATCAAGGTCAACCGCAATAGCAACAAGGACGTGCGCATGATTTCGGCGAGTTTCGATGATGCCGAATACATTGTGAGCCTTGCCAAGTACAGGGGCAACGGCGAAGTCGAGCATGTGTCCGACTCCCTCGATAACGAACACCGGTTCTTTTTGAGGCTGCTGCATGGCGCCTGCAAGGACTGGGGCCGCCGCGCCGCGCAAAACGCCGCCAATGCAGTGAAAATCGCAGCCGGTTAA
- the ybaK gene encoding Cys-tRNA(Pro) deacylase, with protein MEIKKTNAARILDRQKISYELIPYVVDENDLGAQHVADSLGEDINQVFKTILVHGDKIGYLICVVPGNLEVDLKGAAKVSGNKKIETVPLKDLTPLTGYIRGGCSPLGLKKNFPIFIHETALQFDYIYVSAGERGLQLKIAPADLVKATRATVGIIARIHPEEPS; from the coding sequence ATGGAAATAAAGAAGACCAACGCTGCCAGAATCCTTGACAGACAGAAGATTTCGTACGAATTAATACCCTATGTTGTAGACGAAAACGACCTGGGGGCACAACATGTAGCAGATTCCCTCGGCGAAGACATCAACCAGGTGTTCAAGACGATCCTTGTTCACGGCGACAAAATCGGTTACTTAATTTGCGTGGTCCCCGGGAATTTGGAAGTCGATTTGAAGGGCGCCGCCAAGGTCTCGGGCAACAAAAAAATCGAGACCGTCCCCCTCAAGGACCTGACCCCGCTCACGGGCTACATCCGCGGCGGTTGCAGCCCGCTGGGGCTCAAAAAAAACTTCCCCATCTTTATCCACGAAACCGCCCTGCAGTTCGACTATATTTACGTGAGCGCGGGCGAGCGCGGCCTGCAGCTGAAAATCGCCCCCGCCGACCTGGTGAAGGCGACCCGCGCGACCGTCGGGATCATCGCGAGAATCCACCCCGAGGAACCCTCGTAA
- a CDS encoding histidine phosphatase family protein: MLKKFGLLGFSIVGLLIGCSEDSSSGTDAPVAETPSSAILSSAATVPDVPATSSDAQTTSVEGSSSSVTTPVDQSSSTPVEVGGFTPGAFTITATPDSNGFYEISEVYKAVPDDHKIVFVIRHAERQKSEGQESLLTEDGVAQAQALGQRIGPGEAFYYASTDFIRTRETCNNIAIGRGESAEVVTWNGINGDYFFRVTTDSLDAVIKSRGGSWKNISQWAYGLKISNAYVARLADGLFYDLFERGAQFVNEVVLANMGSWKRVSFLATHDVLIEPLVVYASNRQVDVNFSVSGRWVNYMTGIAVIVNPANEYILLPVRSYDVGWMVYVPMEE; encoded by the coding sequence ATGCTAAAAAAATTTGGTTTACTGGGTTTTTCGATTGTGGGCCTGCTCATTGGCTGTAGCGAGGATTCTTCGTCGGGAACGGACGCTCCCGTTGCCGAAACGCCGTCTTCGGCCATCTTGTCTTCGGCGGCTACGGTCCCCGATGTCCCTGCCACGTCCAGCGATGCGCAAACGACCTCGGTCGAGGGCAGTTCGTCTAGCGTCACGACGCCCGTGGATCAGAGTTCGTCCACTCCGGTGGAGGTCGGTGGTTTTACACCGGGGGCATTCACCATTACGGCGACCCCCGATTCCAATGGGTTCTACGAAATTAGCGAAGTGTACAAGGCTGTGCCCGACGACCACAAGATTGTGTTTGTGATTCGCCATGCCGAACGTCAGAAAAGTGAAGGGCAGGAATCCCTGCTGACCGAGGACGGCGTGGCTCAAGCCCAGGCCTTGGGACAGAGGATTGGTCCGGGGGAAGCGTTCTACTATGCATCCACCGATTTTATTCGCACGCGCGAGACTTGCAACAACATTGCCATTGGCCGCGGCGAGTCTGCCGAGGTCGTGACCTGGAACGGTATTAACGGCGACTACTTTTTCCGTGTAACCACGGACTCCCTTGACGCTGTCATCAAGAGCCGTGGCGGTTCCTGGAAGAACATTTCCCAGTGGGCGTACGGGTTGAAAATCTCCAACGCCTATGTGGCGAGGTTGGCCGACGGCCTCTTCTACGACCTCTTTGAGAGGGGAGCCCAGTTTGTGAACGAAGTAGTGCTGGCGAATATGGGCAGCTGGAAGCGCGTGAGCTTCTTGGCGACCCACGACGTGCTGATTGAACCTCTGGTGGTTTACGCCTCCAACAGGCAAGTTGACGTGAACTTCTCGGTGAGCGGCCGTTGGGTCAACTATATGACGGGCATTGCCGTTATCGTGAACCCCGCCAACGAATACATTTTGTTGCCGGTACGCAGCTACGACGTGGGCTGGATGGTCTACGTCCCCATGGAAGAATAA
- a CDS encoding NAD(P)H-binding protein produces the protein MKVALLGSTGLVGKNVLKLLARLDQVVSVYCPVRKAPAFMDLGIIEGSSKITFDAVDFEQINNNESVRSGFAGCDAVICCLGTTIKQAGSKPAQEKIDLRLPLTLAAIAKRAGVPHFECVSAQGANSHSPFFYNRLKGMLEEGLTMMGFECLTLVRPSLLLGKHKDKRFGEDLLQKTLGRHPEWIPAHIRPVHAETVAAHLVASLLKPPKGVTCATDGVKGKRIVYNRVLAQTKVDELSFDA, from the coding sequence ATGAAAGTCGCTCTTTTGGGATCCACCGGTTTGGTGGGCAAGAACGTTTTAAAACTCCTGGCCCGGCTGGACCAGGTTGTTTCTGTTTATTGCCCCGTACGGAAGGCTCCTGCATTTATGGACCTGGGAATTATCGAGGGGTCTTCTAAAATCACGTTTGATGCAGTTGACTTTGAACAAATTAATAATAACGAAAGTGTACGGTCGGGCTTTGCTGGCTGCGACGCTGTCATCTGTTGCCTAGGGACTACCATTAAGCAGGCGGGAAGCAAACCTGCACAAGAAAAAATCGATTTAAGGCTGCCGCTCACGCTTGCCGCCATCGCGAAACGTGCGGGCGTGCCGCACTTTGAGTGTGTAAGCGCCCAGGGCGCGAATTCGCATTCGCCGTTCTTCTACAATCGTCTCAAAGGTATGCTAGAGGAGGGGCTCACGATGATGGGCTTCGAGTGCCTTACGTTGGTGCGCCCGTCGCTTTTGCTCGGCAAGCACAAGGACAAACGCTTTGGCGAAGACCTTTTGCAAAAAACATTGGGGCGTCATCCCGAATGGATCCCGGCGCACATACGCCCAGTCCATGCCGAGACTGTTGCCGCCCATTTGGTGGCGAGCCTTTTAAAACCGCCCAAAGGCGTGACTTGTGCGACTGACGGTGTCAAGGGCAAGCGGATCGTTTATAACCGCGTGCTGGCTCAAACTAAGGTTGACGAGCTGTCGTTCGATGCCTGA